The following proteins come from a genomic window of Flavobacterium crocinum:
- a CDS encoding OsmC family protein, which translates to MKHLFKAELNWTSNKNQEVTVGKVYNKTHQIKIEGKPVLDISAAKAFKGDPELYNPEDLLLSSLVSCHMMSYLYVCSQNGIEVLEYSDNAEATLKVNPDGSGRFVEVKLFPKVKIANSDKIKLALELHQKANQLCFIANSCNFPVLHYAVCEAV; encoded by the coding sequence ATGAAACATTTATTCAAAGCAGAACTAAATTGGACTTCAAATAAAAATCAAGAGGTAACAGTTGGGAAAGTTTATAATAAAACCCATCAAATAAAAATAGAAGGAAAACCAGTTTTAGACATTTCAGCTGCAAAAGCTTTCAAAGGCGATCCAGAATTGTACAACCCAGAAGATTTATTGTTGAGCAGTTTGGTTTCCTGCCACATGATGTCTTATTTATATGTCTGTTCTCAAAATGGAATAGAAGTTCTGGAATATTCAGATAATGCAGAAGCAACTTTAAAAGTAAATCCAGACGGAAGTGGGCGTTTTGTTGAGGTAAAATTGTTTCCGAAAGTAAAAATCGCAAATTCGGATAAGATTAAACTGGCTTTAGAATTGCATCAAAAAGCAAATCAATTGTGTTTTATTGCTAATTCGTGTAATTTTCCTGTATTGCATTATGCAGTTTGTGAAGCAGTATAA
- a CDS encoding aldose epimerase family protein — translation MNVLKRSLFILSMLGIAIVSVQCKGDKKADTEKVAAEGKDLVTIDKSEYGTTAKGEKVESYKLKNQNGMEVDIITFGGRITDLKVPNKAGVSENVVIGFNSLAQYEKENPFFGALIGRYGNRIAKGKFTLDGKEYQLAINNAPNALHGGPQGYFNVVWKADEVKSGENASLKLSYVSKDMEEGYPGTLKVFVTYTLTNDNQLEVLYEATTDKKTVVNLTQHSYFNLSGDFTKTILDHELTLNADKLVPVDADLIPTGKLEDVAGTPFDFRTPKLIGKDINVKNDQLERGKGYDHCWVLNNPEKGKTIIAKVYHAASGRVMEMTTDEPGIQFYSGNFLDGTLPMPNGGTFAHRTGLCLETEHYPDSPNQKNFPTTVLNPGENYKTKTTFKFSVQK, via the coding sequence ATGAATGTATTAAAACGCTCTCTTTTCATACTAAGCATGTTAGGTATTGCTATAGTTTCAGTTCAATGTAAAGGCGATAAAAAAGCAGATACAGAAAAAGTTGCTGCTGAAGGAAAAGATTTAGTTACCATTGACAAATCAGAATACGGAACTACTGCTAAAGGCGAAAAAGTAGAGAGTTATAAACTGAAAAACCAAAATGGGATGGAAGTTGACATCATCACTTTTGGTGGAAGAATTACAGATTTGAAAGTGCCTAATAAAGCTGGTGTTTCAGAAAATGTGGTGATCGGCTTTAATTCTTTGGCACAATATGAAAAAGAAAATCCTTTCTTCGGCGCTTTGATCGGAAGATACGGAAACCGAATTGCTAAAGGTAAATTTACTTTAGATGGAAAAGAGTATCAATTGGCAATCAACAATGCGCCAAATGCTTTACATGGCGGGCCGCAAGGATATTTTAATGTGGTTTGGAAAGCCGATGAGGTTAAATCAGGTGAAAACGCTTCTTTAAAATTATCTTATGTAAGTAAAGATATGGAAGAAGGATATCCAGGGACTTTGAAAGTTTTTGTGACTTATACATTGACAAATGATAATCAGTTAGAGGTTTTGTATGAAGCGACAACAGACAAAAAAACAGTTGTGAATTTAACACAGCATTCGTATTTCAATTTATCGGGAGATTTTACCAAAACGATCTTAGATCACGAATTGACTTTAAATGCTGATAAATTAGTTCCGGTTGATGCAGATTTAATTCCGACAGGAAAATTAGAAGATGTTGCTGGTACACCTTTTGATTTCAGAACGCCAAAATTAATTGGAAAAGACATTAATGTTAAAAATGATCAGTTAGAAAGAGGAAAAGGTTACGATCACTGCTGGGTTTTAAATAATCCTGAAAAAGGAAAAACAATTATTGCAAAAGTATACCACGCAGCAAGCGGAAGAGTTATGGAAATGACAACAGACGAACCTGGAATTCAATTCTATTCTGGAAATTTCCTTGACGGAACTTTGCCAATGCCAAACGGAGGAACTTTTGCACACAGAACAGGATTATGTCTGGAAACAGAACATTATCCGGATTCTCCAAACCAGAAAAACTTCCCAACTACGGTTTTAAACCCTGGAGAAAATTATAAAACTAAAACTACTTTTAAGTTTTCAGTTCAGAAATAA
- the araA gene encoding L-arabinose isomerase, translating into MVDISQKEIWFVVGSQELYGEETLRKVAEHSQIIAKGLDASSSIPVKVVYKDIVKSPSQILDVCLAANSEKNCIGIIAWMHTFSPAKMWIGGLNILKKPLCHLHTQYNAEIPWGSIDMDFMNLNQSAHGDREFGFIMSRLRKKRKVVVGHWEDERVQKKLGIWSRVVLGWDELQNLKVARIGDNMREVAVTEGDKVEAQIRFGMSVNGYDSSDVTKHIEKVTDKELADLLAVYEQSYNLTDSLKEGGAQRSSLVEAAKIELGLRAFLEEGGFGAFTDTFENLGVWKQLPGIATQRLMADGYGFGGEGDWKTAAMVRALKVMNIGLEGGTSFMEDYTYHFTPQKSYVLGSHMLEICPSIADGKPSCEVHPLGIGGKEDPARLVFNSPAGDAINVSLVDMGTRFRLIVNEVTAVKPMAELPKLPVARVLWDCKPNLEVAATAWILAGGAHHTVYSQSITTEFMEDFADIAGIELLVIDEKTTVREFKDKINANEAYFHLFQHGL; encoded by the coding sequence ATGGTAGATATATCTCAAAAAGAAATTTGGTTTGTCGTAGGAAGCCAAGAATTATATGGTGAAGAAACGCTTAGAAAAGTAGCAGAACATTCGCAGATTATTGCAAAAGGATTAGACGCTTCGTCTTCGATTCCGGTAAAAGTGGTTTATAAAGATATCGTAAAATCGCCTTCGCAGATTTTAGATGTATGTTTGGCAGCAAACTCAGAGAAAAACTGTATCGGTATTATTGCCTGGATGCATACTTTCTCTCCGGCAAAAATGTGGATTGGCGGATTAAATATCCTAAAAAAACCATTATGCCATTTACATACACAATATAATGCTGAAATTCCGTGGGGATCTATCGACATGGATTTCATGAACTTAAACCAATCGGCTCACGGAGATCGTGAATTTGGTTTCATTATGTCCAGATTGCGTAAAAAACGTAAAGTTGTAGTGGGACACTGGGAAGACGAAAGAGTTCAGAAAAAATTAGGAATCTGGTCAAGAGTTGTACTTGGATGGGATGAACTTCAAAACTTAAAAGTAGCTCGTATTGGAGACAATATGCGTGAAGTTGCCGTTACAGAAGGTGATAAAGTTGAAGCACAAATTCGTTTCGGAATGTCTGTAAACGGATATGATTCATCAGACGTTACAAAACATATTGAAAAAGTAACTGACAAAGAATTAGCTGATTTATTAGCAGTTTACGAGCAATCATACAACTTAACAGATTCTTTAAAAGAAGGCGGAGCACAAAGAAGTTCTTTGGTTGAAGCAGCAAAAATCGAATTAGGATTAAGAGCTTTCCTTGAAGAAGGAGGATTTGGCGCTTTTACAGATACATTTGAAAATCTTGGTGTTTGGAAACAATTACCAGGAATCGCAACACAAAGATTAATGGCCGACGGTTATGGTTTTGGTGGAGAAGGAGACTGGAAAACAGCTGCAATGGTTAGAGCATTAAAAGTGATGAATATTGGTTTGGAAGGAGGAACTTCTTTCATGGAAGATTATACTTATCATTTCACACCACAAAAATCTTATGTTTTAGGATCTCACATGTTGGAAATCTGTCCATCTATTGCTGACGGAAAACCTTCTTGCGAAGTGCATCCATTAGGAATTGGAGGAAAAGAAGATCCTGCTCGTTTAGTATTCAATTCGCCTGCTGGAGATGCAATCAATGTTTCTTTGGTTGATATGGGAACTCGTTTCCGTTTGATTGTAAACGAAGTTACAGCGGTGAAACCTATGGCAGAATTGCCAAAATTACCGGTTGCACGTGTTCTTTGGGATTGTAAACCAAACCTTGAAGTTGCAGCAACAGCATGGATTTTAGCGGGTGGAGCGCATCACACAGTTTACAGCCAATCTATTACAACAGAATTTATGGAAGATTTCGCAGATATCGCGGGAATCGAATTGTTGGTAATTGATGAAAAAACAACTGTAAGAGAGTTTAAAGATAAAATCAACGCAAACGAAGCCTATTTCCATTTGTTTCAGCACGGACTTTAA
- a CDS encoding ribose-phosphate pyrophosphokinase yields the protein MSHLEPEAKIFACSQSVYLAEKIAKDYGIPLGKVTMSTYSDGEFQPSYEESIRGLRVFIVCSTFPTADNLMELLLMIDAAKRASARHITAVMPYFGWARQDRKDKPRVPIGAKLVANLLTAAGATRIMTMDLHADQIQGFFEKPVDHLFASTIFLPYVQSLNLENLTIASPDMGGSKRAYAYSKFLESDVVICYKQRKAANIIDTMELIGDVKGRNVILVDDMIDTGGTLAKAADLMIEKGALSVRAICTHPILSGGAYEKIENSKLTELIVTDSIPLKKESKKIKVVSCAPLFAEVMQMVHHNNSISGKFII from the coding sequence ATGTCGCACCTAGAACCAGAAGCTAAAATTTTTGCTTGTTCACAAAGTGTTTATCTTGCAGAAAAAATTGCAAAAGACTACGGGATTCCGTTAGGAAAAGTAACGATGTCAACGTATAGTGATGGAGAATTTCAGCCATCTTACGAAGAATCAATCAGAGGTTTACGCGTTTTTATCGTGTGTTCAACTTTTCCAACTGCAGATAATCTGATGGAATTGTTGTTAATGATTGATGCAGCAAAACGTGCATCAGCAAGACATATTACAGCTGTTATGCCTTATTTTGGTTGGGCAAGACAGGACAGAAAAGACAAACCAAGAGTGCCAATTGGAGCTAAGTTAGTAGCAAATCTATTAACAGCTGCAGGAGCAACAAGAATCATGACTATGGATTTGCATGCAGATCAAATTCAGGGATTCTTCGAAAAACCGGTAGATCATTTATTTGCATCTACAATCTTTTTGCCTTATGTGCAAAGTTTAAATTTAGAAAATTTAACCATTGCATCTCCGGATATGGGAGGATCAAAAAGAGCTTATGCTTACTCTAAGTTTCTGGAATCAGATGTAGTAATCTGTTACAAACAAAGAAAAGCAGCCAACATTATCGATACTATGGAGCTGATTGGTGATGTAAAAGGTCGTAATGTAATCTTAGTAGACGACATGATCGATACAGGAGGGACTTTAGCAAAAGCGGCAGACCTTATGATCGAGAAAGGAGCGCTAAGCGTGAGAGCAATTTGTACACACCCAATATTATCTGGCGGGGCGTATGAAAAAATTGAGAACTCAAAATTAACAGAGTTAATTGTTACAGATTCTATTCCGTTAAAGAAAGAATCTAAAAAAATAAAAGTGGTAAGCTGTGCGCCTTTATTTGCAGAAGTAATGCAGATGGTTCACCACAACAATTCCATTAGTGGAAAATTCATAATCTAA
- a CDS encoding ribulokinase codes for MKNYVIGLDYGTDSVRAVLIDAENGQELASNVSHYKRWKNKQYCDASINQFRQHPLDHIEGLEITIQNVVKESKVDPSLVKGICIDTTGSSPVPVTKDGTPLALTKGFEENPNAMMVLWKDHTSINEANEINELAVSWGGEDVTKYVGGIYSSEWFWAKILHIAREDEAVRNAAHTWMEHCDLMTYLLIEDKDLKTFKRSRCAAGHKAMWHTDWNGLPPVEFLEKLHPYLAQLRGNLYDETYTSDLVAGKLSKEWADRLGLSTETVVAVGTFDAHSGAVGAKIEENALVRVMGTSTCDILVGSYDEVGTKTVRGICGQVDGSVIPGFIGLEAGQSAFGDLLAWYKELLMWPTEHLLQTSSVLNDAQKEQLREEFSDKLIVELTKEAEKIPVSESLPIALDWINGRRTPDANQELKSAISNLSLGTKAPHIFKALVNAICFGAKKIVDRFEEEGVKIDSVIGIGGVARKSPFIMQTLANVLNKPIKIAASDQTPALGAAIYAAVAAGIYPNVIEASQKIGSDFDGEYFPQTDKVEAYHKLLLGYEKLSAFADPNLKISQHELSL; via the coding sequence ATGAAAAATTATGTAATAGGATTGGACTACGGAACAGATTCTGTTCGCGCGGTGCTGATAGACGCTGAAAATGGACAGGAGTTGGCATCCAATGTTTCTCATTACAAAAGATGGAAAAACAAGCAATATTGTGACGCCTCTATAAATCAGTTTCGCCAGCATCCTTTGGATCATATCGAAGGTTTGGAAATTACAATTCAAAATGTAGTTAAAGAAAGTAAAGTTGATCCTTCATTAGTAAAAGGAATTTGTATTGATACTACCGGATCTTCTCCGGTTCCAGTTACAAAAGACGGAACGCCATTAGCATTGACAAAAGGTTTTGAAGAAAACCCAAATGCGATGATGGTTTTATGGAAAGACCATACTTCAATAAATGAAGCAAACGAAATCAATGAACTGGCAGTAAGCTGGGGCGGAGAAGACGTAACAAAATACGTTGGGGGAATTTATTCTTCGGAATGGTTTTGGGCAAAAATCCTTCACATTGCAAGAGAAGACGAAGCGGTTCGAAATGCAGCACACACCTGGATGGAGCACTGCGATTTAATGACGTATTTGTTAATTGAAGATAAAGATTTAAAAACGTTCAAAAGAAGCCGTTGTGCAGCAGGACATAAAGCCATGTGGCACACAGACTGGAACGGATTACCGCCAGTTGAGTTCTTAGAAAAATTACATCCCTATTTAGCACAGCTTCGTGGAAATTTATACGATGAAACGTATACATCAGATTTAGTTGCCGGAAAACTAAGCAAAGAATGGGCAGACCGTTTAGGACTTTCGACTGAAACAGTTGTAGCTGTTGGAACTTTCGATGCGCATTCTGGAGCGGTTGGAGCTAAAATCGAAGAGAATGCTTTAGTTCGTGTTATGGGAACTTCAACTTGTGATATTCTGGTTGGTTCTTATGATGAAGTGGGAACAAAAACCGTTCGTGGAATTTGCGGACAAGTTGATGGTTCTGTAATTCCAGGCTTTATTGGTCTTGAAGCAGGACAATCTGCTTTTGGCGATTTATTGGCTTGGTACAAAGAACTTTTAATGTGGCCGACAGAGCATTTATTACAAACTTCTTCTGTTTTAAATGATGCTCAAAAAGAACAGTTAAGAGAAGAATTCAGCGATAAATTAATCGTGGAATTAACGAAAGAAGCGGAGAAAATCCCTGTTTCAGAAAGTCTTCCAATTGCTTTAGACTGGATCAACGGACGTAGAACTCCAGACGCAAACCAAGAATTAAAAAGTGCGATTTCAAATCTTTCTTTAGGAACAAAAGCGCCACATATTTTCAAAGCTTTAGTAAATGCAATCTGTTTTGGAGCTAAGAAAATTGTAGACCGTTTTGAAGAAGAAGGCGTAAAAATTGACAGCGTTATCGGTATCGGTGGTGTTGCTCGTAAATCTCCTTTCATTATGCAGACTTTGGCTAACGTTTTAAACAAGCCAATTAAAATTGCAGCTTCAGACCAGACTCCTGCTTTAGGAGCGGCAATTTACGCAGCCGTTGCAGCCGGAATTTATCCAAACGTAATCGAAGCAAGCCAAAAAATCGGAAGTGATTTTGATGGAGAATATTTCCCTCAGACAGACAAAGTTGAAGCCTATCATAAACTGCTTTTAGGGTACGAAAAATTAAGTGCTTTTGCAGATCCAAACTTAAAAATATCGCAACATGAGCTCTCTTTATAA
- a CDS encoding L-ribulose-5-phosphate 4-epimerase, translated as MSSLYKDLKQECYEANMQLNALNLVVYTFGNVSAVDRKNGVFAIKPSGVPYEDLKPEDIVIVDFDNNVIEGTMRPSSDTKTHAYLYKHWPNIGGVAHTHATYSVAWAQSQLDIPIFGTTHADHLTADIPCAPPMADSLIEGNYEHNTGIQILDCFKEKNLSYEEVEMILIGNHGPFAWGKNAAKAVYNSKVLEVVAEMAYLTLQINPNAPRLKDSLIKKHYNRKHGKDSYYGQ; from the coding sequence ATGAGCTCTCTTTATAAAGATTTAAAACAAGAATGTTACGAAGCCAATATGCAGTTAAATGCATTGAATTTGGTGGTATACACTTTTGGAAATGTAAGTGCTGTGGACCGCAAAAATGGTGTTTTTGCCATTAAACCAAGTGGTGTTCCTTACGAAGATTTAAAACCGGAAGATATCGTAATTGTCGATTTTGATAATAACGTGATCGAAGGAACAATGCGTCCGTCGTCTGACACCAAAACGCATGCTTATTTATACAAACATTGGCCAAATATTGGAGGTGTTGCACATACGCACGCAACCTATTCTGTGGCTTGGGCGCAATCTCAATTGGATATTCCAATTTTTGGAACTACACATGCCGATCATTTAACGGCTGATATTCCGTGCGCACCGCCAATGGCAGATTCTCTTATCGAAGGAAACTACGAACACAATACCGGAATTCAGATTTTGGATTGTTTCAAAGAAAAAAATCTTTCTTATGAAGAAGTGGAAATGATTTTGATTGGAAATCACGGGCCATTTGCATGGGGGAAAAATGCTGCAAAAGCAGTTTACAATAGTAAAGTTTTAGAAGTTGTAGCAGAAATGGCGTACCTGACTTTACAAATCAACCCAAATGCACCAAGATTAAAAGATTCATTAATAAAAAAACATTACAACCGTAAACACGGAAAAGATTCGTATTACGGACAATAA